The stretch of DNA attttcctcagcttacttttatccttcttttctctttacactcaataataccaatttaatagctcaactccttattacttctatctaaccctttagtgcaccaattaccttctcatcgctccaaaactcaaatcccattattttatatcgatatcatctccctctttcttaccacaaatattctcttattatgtcatcaatcacccttgccactaatccatccatagaatcaacgtttactgttcaacaattgcatctcccttcttacatctctagaaatcaaaattcctttcataccgccaattgcccaaggaaaacccacaatagtttcatctcttaaaaagccaaatctccaccccacgacatgtctccacaagGTTCACTATAtgccactcttctcaacccctttaaaacgaactttcattatgtatattcttaacccacacggctcttaactacctccctccataattctttacacatctcaagttgtcactatccatatccttactctcaatcctttcattctcacgttccttaaacttacatcatgccttgcccacattcacttacattttcattactcaacatacaatcatgtcactcatctcgtctcacacaacatgctctatgcctcaattaagtcttactaatcccaacacatataaatcatgtcctccccaccgaactcatactcatcataggtgccactctttacaccacaaaattgggtaacttacgcgtcaagaccaacatacatgtaaaacaatgcataaagaagcaaaataacgcctttgaattaaacataatatgcaacgaagtcaaaagataaacatatgacccaaaataggggtcactagatcgagtacaggccactcgatcgagtaagggacttactcgatcgagtagataaagatcagaagcacgtaaaacaaatcaccagggctactcgatcgagtagctaaggtactcgatcgagtgcccccttacttgatcgagtaccaaggatactcgatcgagtaccccaattctcagcactgtccagttttcgtaaaacagccataactcactcatttcttggtcgttttggacgtgtgacctatcgttagaatcgtaaaagaacaagctatcacctccaattggaatcacattaaaatcatttatgcatctcaagttataacagtttaaagacaacctctttataatcgaaaaacacaactacttgattttacttccaaacaacttaaccaacaaccaagcaaacaaaaccagtccaaaactcataaaaccagtattcataatcatatgttactattttcaaaagccaaacaacaacattcatcatgcacataatttatctaactttccaattatgacttacccacatgtttttattctatcacttttcgtaaacaaaatcacaaatacatgacatcaagtcccctattcaaatgttactaccacgatgattcatcttttccactaattcatccatcataccacatatttatccaccatatacgttcaacatattcacccagcacatgttcaattcatactcctaactttctgtacttttactcaacacgacaacaacaacatgtatacttacacatcgctttatatatatatatagacaaaacacttttccttgcgtaattataacatgtcaaattacatgtatcaataattatactttcatgctttacaatcaaccaacatacaattcacgtcattatcatctttcatccatcaattcatacaacatactactacataaatacacacagcacacaataagcacataacgatcccgacacatatcccatggtgaccggttcaaaattgtagggcgagttcgcgactttaggacgtctcccaagtctttgcattagctcctacaaccattaccccgggttcattttaattgactccctatattcgttggatttattggttacaggtttcaggatcgtcgctctgataccatttgtaacacccccatactccaagtgccttaccaggaccactcaggtataaggatactaccatctcggttacccgaggcatgataatcataagacaatgaagaaacatactttattgaataagtttaagtgattacataataaaaccaactgtaagcaaaatacaactgttctcaaactataaaccaactgaaaggaactgttctaataaacacaaatggaagactaaagactcgatatgtgatgactccatccccactagatcccacgcgtatccaagatataccgccaagcaacgctcaccaccccgaatggatcaccacgtttttaaaacatttaaacggggtcgaagatactaatcacacaatcaatatagataacaataataagataaacagacaaaattgaactgtcacacacacacacacacacaccaccaaccaattcccatcatctcaatatcgatgtccactggaccaccacgccatggggggaccgcaccgttcccacctaagccccgctcatcataccgagcgataaccccgtccattaatgtgcacatccccttccgtggcgggttccacgaagggcgaaactagggcgtgaagtcactcccgcaagtgactccactcagccgagaacgcatctcgagaaccatagacaaccaatcacaatcacaacatcaacaaccgtctgattctatcaacaatgtacaatcacaatcacaatcaccagTCACAATACAatcactatatcaaacaatcaatctcaacacatcaacaatcatcccattatgggactaatacgagtagaaatcctacccggaaagcaacacaatcatcgacgatctagcaaattgtctcaaaacctctcctttacaaatccttctcctatcacataatcacataatcacataatcacaatctaaccttaacaaatcataaaaacccccaatcccaaaattagggtttaacgaaacttgacgaaatactatgaaattggtatgcagatcttaccctcgacgcaaggatcacaaaggtataaagaacgatggaatccgacctctcaagctccgggatttgtcaacaatgcgattaggattaagaacgtacttgccttctctcttaaacagtaaattaggttttgcaaaagtgatttagaaacaatgacggaaggttatatatcttaatcgcataattaacaaaacccgagaaaaactccccgtaaaaccggacactcgatcgagtacccaaggtactcgatcgagtacccccctactcgatcgagtgcctaaggctacttgatagagtacccccttactctatcgagtacctaaggctacttgatagagtacccccttactctatcgagtacctaaggctacttgatagagtacccccttactctatcgagtacctaaggctacttgatagagtaccctacaggtcagaaacttttctaaaacgcaacttacccttactcgacagagtaaggcctactcgatagagtaccccaagacttataaatacggagtattacagtcttccctccttaaaaagaacttcgtccccgaagttcaacccatactctaaaaacaaccatactaactcgacccagacacaacaacataactaagaactcaacaactcgaccaaacataaaacatgaactcttaacacccactccaccaactaggtttacttccttaacatgactcacgatatcgtatccaccacatatatatctctcacgacaccaacttcatacataaccaaccaccatccactaacactgctagctccataatatcatccactatcaaatccaaaatcaagacactcctagacatcaaacggaatgttacactcaACCCCTTGCAACTTGAGggtctcaacatgctcaatcATTTTGAGCAGATGAGGGCACACTTTTTGTCCTTCTTTGATATTGAGGTCAAAGAATTGGGAAGCCGCTTTATATTGAATAatcctaggagcttgtgaaaacatggtcacaagtctaGTGTAGATTTTATAGGCGGTGCTCATCTTTATGGCACTCCTTTGAAGATCGGGTTCCATGGAgaaaatcaagacattcttgacCGCGGCGGATTCTTTTTGGTAGGTCTCATAGGCCTCCCTAGCCGAGGTTGATGACCTAGCATTAGGAGTAGCGAGAGGAGCCGCGGTAAGGTATtgaagcttgtcatcaccttccGCGGCTAAGcgaagttgcgcatcccaatcgttGAAATTTGAACCATTTTTTTCGAGTTTGCAACGGTCCATAAAGGATCGAAGCCATGAAACGGTAGTGAGAGGTGGTGCGGACGAGctagaagttgccattgcgataaatcaaattgactacaaaatatgagatgaaggaaaaattaacatttatcataAATAAACCTTGTAAAGATATTAGTcaagtttagcatttatataataacctccacccaattatataaacgattccaagacccaaattaaTATTAACTCGGTTGTGAGCCTACGGGCCTTCTACATCCTTACTAATATAATTTGGTGGGTTAACtcatttaaccgattctacacttagaGCTCTCGGTTGATGAAATTACACTAAGTTCATCTTTTGCCCGGATCTATtgagacaacggtccctctaatacttccgtttagatcaaccaaatttcgaaatgtaataacattttattaccccacttacccaacgtaaaaagaaagCACCCCGATATAGTAAAATACCATATTGTAcccgtgataaaattgggattcatgggttcctattatttggtaaggctaagtctcaatcttttaaaatgtgAGAGTCGttatcaatttattatcaatCTCTTTTAAATGAACTAAATTAGTGacctatcgataattataattgacaaggtcgatgATTCGATATAAAAATGCATGagatgttatggcgatttgacatgcatgcaaacatataaattagaacatgtaaagaaaagcaatttcctagtatgaccttcctaaaaatagaaaaactaatcatctattacaaattcggaaactaactcctttggtcccttgaacttcatgtggCACACCTCCCAAGGatacaccgtcttgatcggaacgccatttcaaatggcaccgtctttaggaaacgTCGGgataacaaaataataataaaatacatagctattccaattatacatttgtaataaaaattaaatctattaaattacaaaacggtgatgcgagatcacataaaattacaaccaaatcgatattcccttacattacgggtaataccgattaaaaactaaggccatactaagacaaattacatcattcaaaaattacataaatttaaatgacaaTCATCCCTAAAATATGCAACAAAATATATGTATTCAAACATACAAaatgaatgtgccaaatcgccttactagattatatcgtatatagctcggtttttatggaaatacgtgatatttaacttattaaaaatcactaattaattcttaaatcaaatttaagacCAAGTTAATTATTCTAACTGTTTTGGGACTAAAAcattagtcttcactaaaaatttgacaataatccAACTTGCTTATACATTATAGCTCATATTTAACCCTTTTACCacaacatttatgaaataaatccaaatttaattacaataatctaaaaatttgaaatttaaattttgaacattctggaatattaccATGAccttcataatgtcaaaaatatgggttaaaaatttcgaattaatttagAGAAAAATATAGTTACGATTTATCGGTTTTGTCAAATAAAATACCTAAAttatatgaaaattaatctaataaatTTTCCAACTTTACATCTGATATTTAGGACATATATTCAACCTAAAACAATTTTCTCATACCGTAGAAAttaatttagctatttttgcttaTATAATCTTGATTTAATccaattttaaccattaaaatcataaatcatgcaaacttaatcaaattaatctcaaattttacatacaataagtaacatatgcatgtgagatcatattaaaatttcatgatcagattcgaagtttaactatctTTAGTTAATAAACCatcattttactcattaaaatgttattattataccaaaaatcataaaaatgagcaataaTCTTCCATAAACCAtctaaaatgacctaaaacattttagaaccagaatgtaTACATGCATCAAAAATTTCGTGTATATATCATAATTACACAAATTTtccggtttttattttagtcatctaataactcataaaaaacctataaaacgatttgcatgcaacaaccaaggagctctgataccactttttagGTTTTTTAACCcttttattagactcttctaatatagATCTAAGTTACTAGTTAAATTAGATGATAAGAATTTagttgcatgcaaacaaaataagaagaaataaagGGAGAAAATAATGTTTTCCTTACACTGGAATAGATGTAAGAATGGGCACAAGGAAGAACTCCttccaaccttgttcttgagctatgaatatAAAGGTGATCCTCCAACCTCAAGTGTAGAAGTtgctccttttgattgcacccaagattagacCTAAATATTCcttaataatattaactagatattattagAAATTAAAcccttaatattatttatattactACTTTAGTAATTAGAGAATAATATGGTTGTgtgtattttagagagatgtttgCATAAGACGAGAATAAGGAAAATGAGCAACAAAATTGCTCTTAAAAGCTCCCAAAACCGGCAACTACATTCCACTAATGGGCAATTacttttccttattttattttgcatGCAAACATAGGTATTATTATATTAGGGTAGGTCATTGTCATAAGCATGCAACTAGTATGATGATTACATGCAAGTTGAttataaaagaaaatgaaaaataaaaatgttgtCCAACAACACATATATTTCGGCCAACATGTGTATAAAATGGACCATTTTGATTTTGTAATATTTGTCACATAAATATAAGAATCATATACTTatttatcttatataaataaGTATTAGTTTTatcatataacaattatataatataaactaataattaatataCACTCAACTCTTAAGTAATAATTATgtcattatattattatataatgggtcctataatgtccgattaaattaatttacaaccctttgtaaatataatcaacaaataacctctacctctaaaaatacaaaacctcgattaatttaacgaattaacgtttaattattaaattaaatcttattcaATCATATTAgaaaaagatataaaatttcattagtcaatcatcgtgacacggctatcgcaaccctatcaaagataaaaccaaacggtcccaactaaaatgtagcaaaggcagtcgagtatcgaatccacagggaggtaatgtaactaTCAGCTGTCTAgttctagtcctaaagtaacaattgggggttttgtttgaattggtttctaaactacgagattaagggaaagagaattaAAGAAAAGAGCAGTAAGACAAGGAAAatcggtttaaactatcaagagagaagggacatgtcgggaattcggttcactatggtagtcCAAAGTGACTCACCAAACGATTCAGACGAACTAacgtgagacggatgttgaaaggtcctttcggtccactttctatcctaaaataccactaacttaactttcatcctcattagggtagtctactgtttatagcaggcctatttagtccaatctttcgatccaggattaattttagtcagattaaagggtgacatagaagcgtgcactcaactaagtcgaataaatacaattaaattgccatagtgacagagtctcataatcaattcatctaattcatttactacatcgtcacatttctaccgcagatcccctaatcccgacatgaaagggatttagctactcatattactaattaaactatcaaaGAAATAATTTTACAAAGAGAAACATAATGAAAGAACAATTaaaaagcataaaagtaaattagggcaaaaggaataatgagacaaacaagaaattaaagcaacaaaagattaattattattaaaggatgagaaaggaattacaatccaagcgatcccggcgtaaagaacacaaaatccgagtaaaagcaatcccgaaataaggttacagtgaagaggaataaagcTACGTAACAAGTTTACAGTAGAGAGTTTTCTAATCTGAAAGATGGGTAAAAGAgatcctaataacctagttaacataggtttaaatagaaaagtaaCTAAAATTctcgaaataaaacatcacacgggctgtttaaagcccacatccatttaaaccactcgatcgagtggattaaaaccactcgatcgagtaaatcctcaaagaaaaagcgctcgatcgaccgaaagtcactcgatcgagtagttggtcTTTCTGCAAGCTAAGGGTCGAGCAgtacactgctcgatcgagcactctggagtgtagaaaccactcgatcgagtggaaaaactgctcgatcgagtgcttcatcttcatttcagctcacgtctccgcccaagtgcctcgtaatgcgtgccacgacgcttccaaatgcagtatctcactctggaacaatcccgtctcctctaaatgcatgcaaaaaggacgaaaaagggtacggttccactactttcgcgttcatttctacaaaatggacaaaacgaaccaaagtagccaattcggggcaaaataccataaaaatagtataaatatgcatagaaatacgtgctgaaataggctaaaaatactatacattaggcacgtatcaaatctccccaaaccaaacctttactcgccctcgagtaaactcaaaactatatactaatggaacggaaaaataactcagagctagcttaacttgtctactcgaaccaatttaatgcaacacaaattaacagttaaagctaagcagtcaaaacgcaaacgaattataagctgttcataaatatagctgacctatcgaccttgcaagaccaacaaaatcggactctcacgtggtcactcttctctcatgaagcaaagggtgaatgttatatgtagaagagagaagaaaaaacagtcactcacctaactgcgacctacatagcatgcatgcaacaaaaatgaaagacaattcaagtactaatgcacacactccaaccaataatgtccgtcacagccgagggcttgcaaataatttgggaatagtgaggttcaggtgagaaaaagcaaaacatgttatggaaatgtgggggtaaaagcgtcaagctagttcctaacaggaccataatgaaacatcCGAATCTCAACCGACTGAAGAACTAagaacaagtgcccttcatttggcacaaaactcactagactcaaaacacaatctccgCAAAAAtaatgggatagaacggaggagtcagacggtcacaaactttcctttttaatATCGTCTGAATAAACCAACTAAAACAAGTCAACTCTTTTTTTCAaacctttctttcttttcttcttctgttcacgtctttttttttcattttttttcattttttttttcttttcttttctaatgcttttttttctttttttttttcttttcctccttcctctatacATACACCGACTCCAAACAAGAAATATGGGCCAAAATGCAacggaaaaacataccacaaaagaacattctaactagcttgactgggcaggcttagtttgggatgtagctaatgggtcaaaacggcaattttggcttatatggagctaaatgggtgaaaagtaacaggaaagggaaatttgcaagaccctccctgcatgcgacaccaaccacaaacccgaatgtgtgcatttgactcgaaattgaatgtcataaatgtgcaaaatagATGAACATGccatgcaaggagtactactcaaaattcctatgaactggtcatgaatgtcactagttatgggctctaatatctcagaatttttaagtagttt from Silene latifolia isolate original U9 population chromosome 10, ASM4854445v1, whole genome shotgun sequence encodes:
- the LOC141607844 gene encoding uncharacterized protein LOC141607844, which encodes MATSSSSAPPLTTVSWLRSFMDRCKLEKNGSNFNDWDAQLRLAAEGDDKLQYLTAAPLATPNARSSTSAREAYETYQKESAAVKNVLIFSMEPDLQRSAIKMSTAYKIYTRLVTMFSQAPRIIQYKAASQFFDLNIKEGQKVCPHLLKMIEHVETLKLQGVECNIPFDV